TTGAGAGAGGGGTATATCTCAGTTTATCGGCATACATCGTCCTATCCCTGCTGAAGCTCGGGGTTGGCTGGTTCTATTCCTCTGAGGCTTTGGTTGCGGATGGTTTAAATAACTCAACGGACATTTTGGCATCCGTCGCAGTTCTGGTCGGTTTGAAAATTTCAAGGAAACCAGCGGACCGTGACCATCCTTATGGACATCTTCGTGCTGAGACCATTGCATCCATGATTGCATCCTTTATAATGGTGGTTATCGGGCTTGAAGTTTTTATTTCTGCAGTAAAGAGTATCGTGGAATTTAACATAAAGCCTCCATCAACCATAGCCGGGTTTACTGCCATTGTTTCAGCGTTTGTTATGCTTGCGGTCTACCGTTATAACATTAAACTTGCAAGAGAAACAGACAGCCAAGGGTTAAAGGCGGCAGCCCTTGATAACCGCTCCGATGCGTTTGTAAGTATCGGAGCGGCTGTTGGCATATTCGGAGCTCAGTTTGGCATTTTGTGGCTGGATCCTCTTGCTGCTGTGCTTGTGGCACTAATGATCATCAAAACCGGCTGGGATATTTTTTACGAAACCTCTCATAATCTTTCGGATGGTTTTGATTATGAAGAAGGAAAAGAGATGGAAAAAAAGATCTTGCAGGTAATTGGTGTAAAGCAAGTAACAGACTTAAAAGCAAGAAATCATGGGAGTTCTGCTATTATTGATGTAACCATCCTTGTAAATCCTTCGCTGAATGTCATTGAAAGCCACGAGATCACTGAGAATATTGAAGCAATGCTCAAGCAGGCGTATAAAGTGGGAAGCATATCTGTTCATGTAGAGCCGCATGAGATGAAGAAAGAGGTAGAGAGAAATGAATGAGAGTTTCAGGCAGACTGTACCTGCCAGGAAAGAAGAGAGGCAGACAAGAAGGCCATTGGTCCTTGTGTCAGTGATCATCGCCATGTTTATGGCAGCGATTGAAGGAACCATTGTTTCAACAGCAATGCCGGGAATCGTAGGAGACCTGGGTGGTTTTGCATTATATAGCTGGGTTTTCTCTGCTTATCTGCTCATGCAGTCTGTGACCATACTTATCTATGGCAAATTGTCTGATTTATACGGACGGAAACCTGTTTTTATTATTGGAATTATTATTTTTTTAATCGGTTCATTGCTGTGCGGTTTTGCGGCATCTATGAAACAGCTGATTGTTTACCGGCTTCTTCAGGGACTTGGAGCTGGAGCTGTGCAGCCGATAGCCACAACCATCGTGGGTGACATGTATTCCATGGAGGAACGTGCGAAAATACAAGGATATCTGGCAAGTGTGTGGGGAATCTCTGCTATTCTTGGGCCTTTGCTAGGAGGCTTTTTTGTCACATATTCTCATTGGTCCCTTGTTTTCTGGATGAATATTCCCCTAGGAATTCTAGCGATGATAGGTGTCGGTAAATATCTGCATGAAAACATTGAGAAAAAGAGAGTACATATTGATTATCTCGGATCTTTGTTCGTTTTAGTCGGAGTAAGTGCTTTGATGGTCCTGCTCATACAGGGAGGAACCGCCTGGCCGTGGAATTCTTGGGAGACCTATTTTTTGGGTGTTTTATCCGCGGGCGTCCTGTTCTGGTTTGTGATTCATGAATCCAAGTTTCCTGAACCGCTGATGCCAGTATTCCTGTGGAGCAACAGGCTGATTTCTCTTTCAAATGCTGCATCGCTTACCAATGGTGCAATCCTGATCGGCATTTCCAGCTTTCTTCCCGCGTATATTCAAGGGGTAATGGAACAGCCTCCAGTCGTAGCAGGATTTGCTCTTACTGCTATGTCAATCGGCTGGCCGATCTTTTCAACCATTGGTGGAAAGCTTCTGCTTAAAGTAGGCTTCCGGCCGGTGGCAACTGCTGGAGGCATTGCATTAATTGCTGGCTCGATCGTCTTCGTGTTTATGGATCCTTCCAAAGGGCCGGTCTGGGCAGGAGCTGGATCATTTCTTATCGGCTGCGGTATGGGGCTGACAAATACGACTTTTATCGTTGCCATTCAGAATAATGTGGATTGGAGAACAAGGGGTATTGCTACCGCTTCTAACATGTTTATGAGAATCGTGGGCAGTGCATTGGGAGCTGCTGTGCTTGGAGGCATATTAAATACCAGATTGAGCACTTATTTTGAAGAACATGGGGACAAAAAGGTATCCCTGGATGCAGCGAACATTCTTTTGGATGAAGAAAAACGAAGCAAACTGAGCAGCTCGGTTATTGATCTTCTGCAGCACGGACTTTCGTTTTCCTTGGACGATGTTTATAAAGGGGTTCTTGTGCTGTCCGTGTTAAGCTTTCTTTTCTCGGTACTGCTTCCTAAACCTACCAATAATAAAACAGGAGATCAATAGTCTCCTGTTAGATTGATTCCTGGTTTATTGTAATGTTTCAAGGAGCTCGATACGGTTGCCGAACGGATCACGGAAAGAAAAACGGATGATTCCGGGGATTTCAGTTTCATCTTTCACCACTACTTTTTTGGATTGGAGATACTGTTTTACGAGCTCCAGCTGAGCCACCTCAAATGCGGGGTGGCTTTTCCCTTTGGACGATTCTGGGTTTTCTACTCCGATATGCAATTCCTGGTTCCCTGCTTGGTACCATAGCCCGCCGTTTTTCTTTAAACTCTCTGGTTTTTCAATTTCGCTGAAACCAAGCACACCAGTATAGAAATCTCTTGCCCTTTCTTCTTCTCCTATAGGAATGCACAGTTGAACGTGATGAATCCCTTTAATATTTAATTTCATGGTGGTACTTCCTTTCTATATATGGAATGGTCTACCATTATCATAAATATTTCGTCAAATAATTGAAAATAGAATATAATAGTAAAAACTCATAAGTTTTTCTTATTGTTTAAATTGTGACGTGCTATTGTAAAGGAGGGACAGCATGCAGCTTTCTGAATTTAAAATTCTTCAAGTCCTTGCACAGGAATTGAATATGCGAAAAGCATCTGAACGGCTGTATGTTTCACAGCCGGCTTTGAGCCAGCGTCTTCAGACGATTGAGAACAGCTGGGGAACCAAGATTTTTTTACGCTCACAAAAAGGATTGGCGATTACTGCAGCGGGAGAGAAGATTATCGCTCATGTCAATGACACATTGAAAGAAGAAGAGCGTGTGAGAGAAGAATTGCAGTCATTGACCAAGGAAGTCTTTGGTACGTTAAGGCTGGCGGTAGCATCAATCATTGGGCAATACTGGCTTCCAAACGCTCTTAAGCAGTATGTCAGTTTATATCCTCAAGTAAATATTTCCTTGATTACAGGCTGGAGCAGTGAAATTATCAAACATCTTTATGAGGATCAGATCCACATTGGTATCGTGAGAGGAAACCCTGAATGGCGGGGGGAGAAGATTCATCTGTTTTCAGACAGCCTATATTTGACGGATACAGACATTTCCACCGTTGAAGAGCTGCAAACAACGGATAAGCCTTTTATTCAATTCAAAAGCCATTCTACCTATTATCAGGATATTCAGGAATGGTGGCAGGATCATTTTAGTATTCCGCCAAAGAAGACCATCATCGTGGACCAAATTGAAACATGCAAGCAAATGGCTCTCCACGGAGTTGGCTATGCCATTCTTCCGTCGATTTCTCTGCGTGAAACAGACGAATTCTATAAGGTTCCGCTGCACAATAAAAATGGAGAATCAATGAAGCGGGACACATGGATGATCTCTCATGGAGGTACACTTGAGCTGAAGCAAGTGGAGGCTTTCATAAAACTGGTCAACAGAGCTTAAAAAGGATTTTTGGTTTGAATGTTGTTTGAAATAATGGTTTAATACAAGACAGAACGTATTTAAGGAGGAGCACACACATGAAAATGATGGATGCAAATGAAATTATTTCATTTATACAAAACAGCAAGAAATCAACACCTGTAAAAGTATATGTAAAAGGTGATCTGGAAGGGCTCCAATTTGGGGAAAACACCAAGTCATTCCTAAACGGAAGTACTGGAGTGCTTTTCGGAGAATGGAAAGAGATCGAACAAGCATTGAATAACAATGAAGGTAAAATTGAGGACTTTGTGGTAGAAAATGACCGCCGCAATTCAGCTATTCCTCTTCTGGACATGA
This genomic stretch from Fictibacillus marinisediminis harbors:
- a CDS encoding cation diffusion facilitator family transporter, with protein sequence MPAEKTQSKVERGVYLSLSAYIVLSLLKLGVGWFYSSEALVADGLNNSTDILASVAVLVGLKISRKPADRDHPYGHLRAETIASMIASFIMVVIGLEVFISAVKSIVEFNIKPPSTIAGFTAIVSAFVMLAVYRYNIKLARETDSQGLKAAALDNRSDAFVSIGAAVGIFGAQFGILWLDPLAAVLVALMIIKTGWDIFYETSHNLSDGFDYEEGKEMEKKILQVIGVKQVTDLKARNHGSSAIIDVTILVNPSLNVIESHEITENIEAMLKQAYKVGSISVHVEPHEMKKEVERNE
- a CDS encoding MDR family MFS transporter, with translation MNESFRQTVPARKEERQTRRPLVLVSVIIAMFMAAIEGTIVSTAMPGIVGDLGGFALYSWVFSAYLLMQSVTILIYGKLSDLYGRKPVFIIGIIIFLIGSLLCGFAASMKQLIVYRLLQGLGAGAVQPIATTIVGDMYSMEERAKIQGYLASVWGISAILGPLLGGFFVTYSHWSLVFWMNIPLGILAMIGVGKYLHENIEKKRVHIDYLGSLFVLVGVSALMVLLIQGGTAWPWNSWETYFLGVLSAGVLFWFVIHESKFPEPLMPVFLWSNRLISLSNAASLTNGAILIGISSFLPAYIQGVMEQPPVVAGFALTAMSIGWPIFSTIGGKLLLKVGFRPVATAGGIALIAGSIVFVFMDPSKGPVWAGAGSFLIGCGMGLTNTTFIVAIQNNVDWRTRGIATASNMFMRIVGSALGAAVLGGILNTRLSTYFEEHGDKKVSLDAANILLDEEKRSKLSSSVIDLLQHGLSFSLDDVYKGVLVLSVLSFLFSVLLPKPTNNKTGDQ
- a CDS encoding VOC family protein — translated: MKLNIKGIHHVQLCIPIGEEERARDFYTGVLGFSEIEKPESLKKNGGLWYQAGNQELHIGVENPESSKGKSHPAFEVAQLELVKQYLQSKKVVVKDETEIPGIIRFSFRDPFGNRIELLETLQ
- a CDS encoding LysR family transcriptional regulator; this translates as MQLSEFKILQVLAQELNMRKASERLYVSQPALSQRLQTIENSWGTKIFLRSQKGLAITAAGEKIIAHVNDTLKEEERVREELQSLTKEVFGTLRLAVASIIGQYWLPNALKQYVSLYPQVNISLITGWSSEIIKHLYEDQIHIGIVRGNPEWRGEKIHLFSDSLYLTDTDISTVEELQTTDKPFIQFKSHSTYYQDIQEWWQDHFSIPPKKTIIVDQIETCKQMALHGVGYAILPSISLRETDEFYKVPLHNKNGESMKRDTWMISHGGTLELKQVEAFIKLVNRA